From Sphingomonas nostoxanthinifaciens, a single genomic window includes:
- the ruvA gene encoding Holliday junction branch migration protein RuvA, producing the protein MIARLSGTLAETTADHAVLDVHGVGYLVQASTRTLTAIGPVGGTVTLFTEMQVREDAITLFGFGSAAERDWFRLLTSVQGVGGRVALAILSVLAPAELARAIAGGDKAMIARANGVGPKLALRIVTELKDRVAGLSLGPSGETSASPSGGASSDALAALASLGFRPGEASAAVAAAETELGPDAALDALVRLALRKAAR; encoded by the coding sequence ATGATCGCCCGCCTGTCCGGAACGCTGGCCGAAACCACTGCCGACCATGCCGTGCTCGACGTGCACGGCGTCGGCTATCTCGTGCAGGCCTCGACCCGGACGCTGACGGCGATCGGCCCGGTCGGCGGGACGGTGACGCTGTTTACCGAGATGCAGGTGCGCGAGGATGCGATCACCCTGTTCGGCTTCGGCTCGGCCGCCGAGCGCGACTGGTTCCGCCTGCTCACATCGGTTCAGGGCGTCGGCGGACGGGTGGCGCTCGCGATCCTGTCGGTACTCGCCCCGGCCGAGCTGGCGCGCGCGATCGCCGGCGGCGACAAGGCGATGATCGCGCGGGCGAACGGCGTCGGCCCGAAGCTCGCGCTCCGCATCGTCACCGAACTGAAGGATCGCGTCGCCGGCCTGTCGCTCGGCCCGAGCGGCGAGACATCGGCGTCCCCTTCGGGCGGCGCGTCTTCGGATGCGCTGGCCGCGCTCGCCTCGCTCGGCTTCCGTCCCGGCGAGGCGAGCGCCGCAGTCGCCGCCGCCGAGACGGAACTGGGCCCGGACGCGGCGCTGGATGCATTGGTCCGCCTCGCATTGCGCAAGGCGGCGCGTTAA
- a CDS encoding sensor domain-containing diguanylate cyclase gives MLLLLALALLALPQAARAVSLTLHDGLCYAIVPNDTPIEQPPASAFACDGRARDYTQRILLLRVDPAQHGIDPTDMALLFRVTRFERLTVQYSYADGSSEQQSVRRGDFGSRWRTGNQISFSPSRQVPVREIRIAYRGLASDRLARVRILSRVAATRDLALAAAATSWALTLLLIGAIYNVSLALAVRRQFLAWQALWASLVMTWGMVWSQLVLIALPSLAGTTTSRMGTLLSSVALTAATMSVVTALGDAMTPRWRRIVAAVGFAAPIVGVTASFLHGTVFSYSFILMDAICLIDVVLVAGALALAWRAGNGEARDLTLAWVTPMVVFGLTSMIDFGTSLFGGGAQLAVLTASAVQTVILSITATRRFSRMRVELDAARAAETVLAELANRDPLTGLLNRRGFIERSNATFDGGNTASFGLLLIDVDKFKGINDRFGHEVGDTVLCRIAARLHLLERELCIAGRLGGEEFVVGISGLNSIALEEFADHIRRELGAIDHDAVTRQRRVTVSIGVAAGSTATPFQRLYGMADRALYDAKHAGRDRVVFHSDAGDRATRERLARDQRSFDW, from the coding sequence ATGCTGCTTCTGCTCGCGCTGGCTCTGCTGGCCCTCCCACAGGCGGCGCGCGCGGTCTCGCTGACGCTGCACGACGGCCTCTGCTACGCGATCGTCCCGAACGACACACCGATCGAGCAGCCGCCCGCTTCGGCTTTCGCGTGCGATGGCCGCGCCCGCGACTACACCCAGCGCATTCTGCTGCTTCGCGTCGATCCCGCGCAACATGGGATCGATCCGACCGACATGGCACTGCTGTTCCGGGTCACGCGGTTCGAGCGCCTCACGGTGCAATATTCCTACGCCGACGGCAGCTCCGAGCAGCAAAGCGTCCGACGCGGCGATTTCGGCTCGCGCTGGCGCACCGGCAATCAGATATCCTTCTCCCCGTCCCGGCAGGTTCCGGTGCGCGAGATCCGGATCGCCTATCGGGGGCTGGCAAGCGACAGGCTGGCGCGCGTGCGGATCCTGTCGCGCGTCGCCGCCACGCGTGATCTGGCGCTGGCCGCCGCAGCGACGAGCTGGGCGCTGACGCTGCTGCTGATCGGCGCCATCTATAACGTGTCGCTGGCGCTGGCGGTGCGGCGCCAGTTCCTGGCGTGGCAGGCGCTGTGGGCGTCGCTGGTGATGACGTGGGGTATGGTCTGGTCGCAGCTCGTGCTGATCGCGCTGCCCAGCCTCGCCGGCACCACGACCAGTCGCATGGGCACCCTACTGTCGAGCGTCGCGCTTACCGCCGCGACGATGAGCGTGGTCACCGCACTGGGCGATGCGATGACGCCGCGCTGGCGACGGATCGTCGCCGCGGTGGGATTTGCGGCGCCGATCGTGGGCGTAACCGCTTCGTTCCTTCACGGTACGGTGTTCAGCTACAGCTTCATCCTGATGGACGCTATTTGCCTGATCGACGTCGTCCTGGTGGCCGGGGCGCTCGCGCTCGCGTGGCGCGCGGGCAACGGCGAGGCGCGCGATCTCACCCTGGCGTGGGTAACACCGATGGTGGTGTTCGGCCTCACCAGCATGATCGACTTCGGCACCAGCCTGTTCGGCGGCGGCGCGCAGCTGGCGGTGCTGACCGCCTCGGCAGTCCAGACCGTCATCCTCTCGATCACGGCGACGCGCCGATTCAGCAGGATGCGCGTCGAGCTCGATGCCGCCCGCGCGGCCGAGACGGTTCTCGCCGAGCTCGCCAATCGCGATCCGCTGACCGGGCTGCTCAACCGCCGCGGCTTCATCGAGCGCTCCAACGCAACCTTCGACGGCGGCAACACCGCATCCTTCGGCCTGCTGCTGATCGACGTCGACAAGTTCAAGGGCATCAACGACCGCTTCGGCCACGAGGTGGGGGACACGGTGCTGTGCCGCATCGCCGCACGCCTGCACCTGCTGGAACGCGAATTGTGCATCGCCGGGCGGCTCGGCGGCGAGGAATTCGTGGTCGGCATCAGCGGGCTCAACTCGATCGCGCTGGAGGAATTCGCCGACCACATCCGGCGCGAGCTGGGCGCGATCGACCACGATGCCGTGACGCGCCAGCGCCGCGTGACGGTCAGCATCGGCGTCGCGGCGGGCTCTACCGCGACCCCGTTCCAGCGGCTGTACGGCATGGCCGACCGCGCTTTGTACGATGCCAAGCATGCCGGGCGCGATCGGGTGGTGTTCCACTCGGACGCCGGCGACCGCGCGACGCGCGAACGGCTGGCGCGCGACCAGCGGTCGTTCGACTGGTAG
- a CDS encoding glycoside hydrolase family protein produces MPPTPYSFGAKGDGLTDDTDALGRWVLAGGGEIPAGNFCFSGPLRFNSGFKIQRWEGKLLYRRGWPSGYAMCSLDWSKPTGGVVIDATAGGEIVYNGDSDMSRKGLGMTFLEDFQVHNVQVVGGAAPKGINLFSAEVRGSKRGLIRGGLFSINSGQQGSDGIHFTQNCSDITLDRVRTGSGDDSIGLTVEVPKHAGSVIERITLTNCELRNEGHSSLKVLLVSFANNSIIRDVMLKNCTMETKLMPLGAGLPVAVYNRRRDTGASVEGITIDGGSTTVVVPDGGNIGGAVMQFQSADRVHILNHRIDHWMRIPIYATDCRDFVFQGGTIEPIRPVPRAGTEPVFRLDNCPGAQVDTGGAKPGWKDQPILTRLNEPQQ; encoded by the coding sequence ATGCCCCCCACCCCGTATAGCTTCGGCGCCAAGGGCGACGGGCTCACCGACGACACCGATGCGCTTGGCCGCTGGGTGCTGGCCGGCGGCGGGGAAATCCCGGCAGGCAATTTCTGCTTCAGTGGGCCGCTGCGCTTCAACTCCGGCTTCAAGATCCAGCGTTGGGAGGGCAAGCTGCTGTATCGGCGCGGCTGGCCGAGCGGCTATGCGATGTGCTCGCTCGACTGGAGCAAGCCGACCGGGGGCGTGGTGATCGACGCCACTGCCGGCGGCGAGATCGTCTATAACGGCGACAGCGACATGTCGCGCAAGGGCCTGGGGATGACCTTCCTCGAGGATTTCCAGGTCCACAACGTCCAGGTCGTCGGCGGCGCCGCGCCCAAGGGGATCAATCTCTTCTCGGCCGAAGTGCGCGGATCGAAGCGCGGGCTGATCCGCGGTGGCCTGTTCTCGATCAATTCCGGACAACAAGGTTCGGATGGGATTCATTTCACCCAGAATTGCTCCGATATAACGCTTGATCGCGTTCGCACCGGATCGGGCGACGACAGCATCGGCCTGACGGTCGAGGTGCCCAAGCATGCCGGCTCGGTGATCGAGCGCATCACCCTCACCAATTGCGAATTGCGCAACGAAGGGCATAGCAGCCTGAAGGTGCTGCTCGTCTCGTTCGCCAACAATTCGATCATCCGCGACGTCATGCTCAAAAATTGCACGATGGAGACCAAGCTGATGCCGCTCGGCGCCGGGCTGCCGGTCGCGGTGTACAACCGCCGGCGTGATACCGGGGCGAGCGTCGAAGGCATCACGATCGATGGCGGCAGCACCACCGTCGTCGTGCCCGATGGCGGCAATATCGGCGGCGCGGTGATGCAGTTCCAGTCGGCCGACCGCGTCCACATCCTCAACCACCGCATCGATCACTGGATGCGGATCCCCATCTACGCCACCGATTGCCGCGACTTCGTGTTTCAGGGCGGTACGATCGAGCCGATCCGGCCGGTGCCGCGCGCGGGCACCGAGCCCGTCTTCCGGCTCGACAATTGCCCCGGCGCGCAGGTCGACACCGGCGGCGCCAAGCCCGGCTGGAAGGACCAGCCGATCCTGACGCGGTTGAACGAGCCGCAGCAATAA
- a CDS encoding ATP-binding protein — MTVRIAMGKDSSGADAGLDLEELLATRLLVQGNSGSGKSHLLRRLLEESAPWVQQVIIDPEGDFVSLADEFDHRVIDAAGYGEAEIGGIAGRVRAHRVSVVLNMEGLEVDAQLRCAGAFLNRLFDAPRDQWYPALVVVDEAQLFAPAAAGDVGEEARRVSLAAMTNLMCRGRKRGLAGVIATQRLAKLAKNVAAEASNFLMGRTFLDIDMARAADLLGMERRQAEQIRDLERGQFLALGPALSRRPQLLRIGTVRTGSRGGGPTLAPLPDRSGADTEALLFDGIEQEALPMPAPAPTPPPSLDELFRRPAGPGLAPATLEPEPAESDPAEATALCDAVLGDIVADEDAAHRPAAALYQDFVVRCRMRGAVRPPLLLPAFMRALALARAGLSSADAADSEWAPALAIAERVPEDMLGVFLTLARAAREGLPCPTDPELARVYGTQSLGRLRRLLGYMEAQGLIACRKDFRGRRAIAVPELGCSTAPETEAIATPRDETIGQLL, encoded by the coding sequence ATGACCGTCCGAATCGCCATGGGCAAGGATTCGTCCGGTGCCGACGCCGGTCTGGATCTCGAGGAGCTGCTCGCCACCCGCCTGCTCGTCCAGGGTAATTCCGGCTCGGGCAAGTCGCATCTGCTGCGTCGCCTGCTCGAGGAAAGCGCGCCGTGGGTGCAGCAGGTGATCATCGATCCCGAGGGCGATTTCGTCAGCCTCGCGGATGAATTCGACCATCGCGTGATCGACGCCGCGGGATATGGCGAGGCGGAGATTGGCGGCATCGCCGGGCGGGTGCGGGCGCACCGCGTCTCGGTGGTGCTCAACATGGAGGGGCTGGAGGTCGACGCGCAACTCCGCTGCGCCGGCGCCTTCCTCAACCGCCTGTTCGATGCGCCGCGCGACCAATGGTATCCGGCGCTGGTGGTGGTCGACGAGGCGCAATTGTTCGCGCCCGCCGCCGCCGGCGACGTGGGCGAGGAAGCGCGGCGCGTCTCGTTGGCGGCGATGACCAACCTGATGTGCCGCGGCCGCAAGCGCGGCCTGGCCGGAGTGATCGCGACGCAGCGCCTGGCCAAGCTCGCCAAGAATGTCGCCGCCGAGGCGTCCAATTTCCTGATGGGGCGCACCTTCCTCGACATCGACATGGCCCGCGCGGCCGACCTGCTCGGCATGGAGCGCCGTCAGGCCGAGCAGATCCGCGATCTGGAGCGCGGCCAGTTCCTCGCGCTCGGCCCGGCGCTCTCGCGCCGCCCGCAGCTGCTGCGGATCGGCACGGTCAGGACCGGCAGCCGCGGGGGCGGCCCGACGCTGGCGCCGCTGCCCGACCGATCCGGCGCCGATACCGAAGCCCTGTTGTTCGACGGGATCGAGCAGGAGGCGCTGCCCATGCCCGCGCCTGCCCCGACGCCACCGCCGTCGCTCGACGAGTTGTTCCGCCGACCCGCCGGGCCCGGACTGGCGCCGGCGACGCTCGAGCCCGAGCCCGCAGAATCGGACCCGGCCGAGGCTACCGCGCTGTGCGACGCCGTGCTCGGCGACATCGTCGCCGACGAGGATGCCGCGCACCGCCCCGCCGCGGCGCTCTACCAGGATTTCGTCGTCCGCTGCCGGATGCGCGGCGCCGTCCGGCCGCCGCTGCTGTTGCCGGCCTTCATGCGCGCGCTGGCGTTGGCGCGGGCGGGTCTGTCGTCGGCGGATGCGGCGGACAGCGAATGGGCGCCCGCGCTCGCCATTGCCGAGCGCGTGCCGGAAGACATGCTCGGCGTGTTCCTGACCCTCGCCCGCGCCGCGCGGGAGGGATTGCCCTGCCCGACCGACCCCGAGCTTGCGCGCGTCTATGGGACGCAATCGCTCGGCCGGTTGCGCAGGCTGCTGGGCTATATGGAAGCGCAGGGGCTGATCGCCTGCCGCAAGGATTTTCGCGGCAGGCGCGCGATCGCCGTGCCCGAACTCGGCTGCTCCACCGCGCCCGAGACGGAGGCCATCGCCACGCCGCGCGACGAAACGATCGGCCAGCTTCTCTAA
- a CDS encoding putative 2OG-Fe(II) oxygenase gives MTDLNALFARAEAAFRAGRIEEAHGAASTVAGAVQHPTVYHLLGLIEHRRGNLPAARSALDQARALAPRHAQIANSLGVVAAEMGDTPAAFTAYVAATNIDAKWIEPRLNIALLLQQIGKLPEALDVLEHALQIAPDFARGWGALGAVARDMRDLDMAADAFERAIALEPGNARAVHGRARVALERGEADAVARYAAATALLPDEGDVAIGEAEALEGAGAPDADRRLAPMVAGRADWTEGHRVLARMRWEAGDAAGFTDAFEAALAEQPRNIAMWTTLIDTLAGADMFAEAADAAARGRAATDGTPDFALREAIHAGEAGDDARAERLFAAMPASLPNRQLHEARHRIRTGEIERAAALLDAVRAADDTSISGWALSGLVWRLQGDDRAEWLHGQEGLVAARALELDPAALAETAELLRALHRTNTHPIGQSLRGGTQTRGVIFARTEPEIRRLHAAIKQAVATHWAELPPFDPRHPLLRHREAQTRLTGSWSVRLLQSGFHVAHIHPEGVLSSASYFVLPAPTPSEDAQAGWLEIGRPPADLRLDLPPVRTIQPQVGRLALFPSSLYHGTRPFAEGERITVAFDVAV, from the coding sequence ATGACCGACCTGAATGCCTTGTTCGCGCGTGCCGAGGCCGCGTTCCGTGCCGGCCGGATCGAGGAGGCGCATGGCGCCGCATCGACCGTCGCGGGCGCGGTGCAGCACCCGACCGTCTACCATCTGCTGGGCCTGATCGAGCATCGGCGCGGCAATCTGCCGGCGGCGCGTAGCGCGCTGGATCAGGCGCGCGCGCTCGCCCCGCGCCATGCGCAGATCGCCAACAGCCTGGGCGTGGTCGCGGCCGAGATGGGTGACACGCCCGCGGCCTTCACCGCCTACGTCGCGGCAACGAACATCGACGCCAAGTGGATCGAACCGCGGCTCAACATCGCCTTGCTGCTGCAACAGATCGGCAAGCTGCCCGAGGCGCTCGACGTGCTGGAGCATGCGCTGCAGATCGCGCCCGATTTCGCGCGCGGCTGGGGTGCGCTGGGCGCGGTCGCGCGCGACATGCGCGATCTCGACATGGCGGCCGATGCGTTTGAGCGTGCCATCGCGCTGGAGCCCGGCAATGCGCGTGCCGTCCACGGCCGGGCACGCGTCGCGCTGGAACGCGGCGAGGCCGATGCCGTCGCGCGCTATGCCGCGGCGACGGCCTTGCTGCCCGACGAAGGCGACGTCGCAATCGGCGAAGCCGAAGCGCTGGAGGGCGCGGGCGCGCCCGACGCGGACCGCCGGCTGGCGCCGATGGTCGCCGGGCGCGCGGACTGGACCGAAGGGCATCGCGTGCTGGCGCGGATGCGGTGGGAGGCGGGCGACGCCGCCGGCTTTACCGATGCGTTCGAGGCGGCGCTGGCCGAACAGCCGCGCAATATCGCGATGTGGACCACGCTGATCGATACGCTCGCCGGCGCGGACATGTTTGCCGAGGCGGCCGACGCCGCCGCGCGTGGCCGTGCCGCGACCGACGGCACACCCGATTTCGCGTTGCGCGAGGCGATCCATGCGGGCGAAGCGGGTGACGATGCGCGGGCCGAGCGCCTGTTCGCGGCGATGCCTGCCTCGCTCCCCAATCGGCAGCTGCACGAGGCGCGCCACCGCATCCGCACCGGCGAGATCGAGCGCGCGGCGGCGTTGCTCGACGCGGTCCGCGCCGCCGACGACACCAGCATCAGCGGCTGGGCGCTGAGCGGGCTGGTGTGGCGGCTGCAGGGCGACGACCGCGCCGAATGGCTGCACGGGCAGGAGGGACTGGTCGCGGCACGCGCGCTGGAGCTCGACCCGGCAGCGCTTGCCGAGACCGCCGAACTGCTGCGCGCGCTCCACCGCACCAACACCCATCCGATCGGCCAGTCGCTGCGCGGCGGCACGCAGACGCGCGGCGTGATCTTCGCGCGGACCGAACCGGAAATCCGGCGGCTCCATGCCGCGATCAAGCAGGCGGTCGCGACGCATTGGGCGGAACTGCCGCCATTCGACCCGCGCCACCCGTTGCTGCGACACCGCGAAGCGCAGACGCGTCTCACCGGATCATGGTCGGTCCGGCTGCTGCAATCGGGCTTTCACGTCGCGCATATCCACCCCGAGGGGGTGCTGTCGTCGGCGAGCTATTTCGTGCTGCCGGCGCCCACGCCAAGCGAGGATGCGCAGGCGGGGTGGCTGGAGATCGGCCGCCCGCCCGCCGACCTGCGGCTCGATCTGCCGCCGGTCAGGACGATCCAGCCGCAGGTCGGCCGGCTCGCGCTGTTCCCGTCGAGTCTCTACCACGGCACCCGCCCGTTCGCGGAGGGCGAGCGCATCACCGTCGCGTTCGACGTCGCCGTCTAG
- the ruvB gene encoding Holliday junction branch migration DNA helicase RuvB encodes MTEDRLLSPDQAAEDKDAALRPRTLDEFVGQAAARDNLRVFIQAARARGEALDHVLLFGPPGLGKTTLAQIVAREMGVGFRATSGPVIVKSGDLAALLTNLEEGDVLFIDEIHRLAPAVEEILYPAMEDRVLDIMIGEGPSARSVRIDLPRFTLVGATTRAGLLTTPLRDRFGIPVRLQYYSAEELERVVRRAAGLLGFAISAGGAGEIARRARGTPRIAGRLLRRVRDFAHAAGHAVVEAADADAALARLEVDTLGLDAMDRRYLNMIADIYRGGPVGAETLAAGLSEPRDTIEEVIEPYLIQLGLVARTARGRCLTGRAWTHLGLEAPQEVQAGLFER; translated from the coding sequence ATGACCGAGGATCGCCTCCTCTCTCCCGACCAGGCCGCCGAGGACAAGGACGCGGCGCTGCGTCCACGCACGCTCGACGAATTCGTCGGGCAGGCGGCGGCGCGCGACAATCTGCGCGTGTTCATCCAGGCGGCGCGCGCGCGCGGCGAGGCGCTGGATCACGTGTTGCTGTTCGGGCCGCCGGGGCTGGGCAAGACCACGCTGGCGCAGATCGTGGCGCGCGAAATGGGGGTCGGCTTCCGCGCGACCTCCGGCCCGGTGATCGTCAAGTCGGGCGATCTCGCCGCTCTGCTCACCAACCTCGAGGAAGGCGACGTCCTCTTCATCGACGAGATCCACCGGCTGGCGCCCGCGGTCGAGGAGATCCTCTATCCGGCGATGGAGGATCGCGTGCTCGACATCATGATCGGCGAAGGACCGTCGGCGCGCAGCGTGCGCATCGATCTGCCGCGCTTCACTTTGGTCGGCGCGACAACTCGCGCGGGCCTGCTGACGACGCCGCTGCGCGATCGCTTCGGCATCCCGGTACGGCTGCAATATTATTCCGCCGAGGAACTGGAGCGCGTGGTGCGCCGCGCCGCCGGGCTGCTCGGCTTCGCGATCAGCGCCGGCGGCGCGGGCGAGATTGCGCGGCGTGCGCGCGGCACGCCGCGCATCGCCGGACGGCTGCTGCGGCGGGTGCGCGACTTCGCCCATGCCGCGGGCCACGCGGTGGTGGAGGCGGCCGATGCCGACGCCGCGCTCGCGCGGCTGGAGGTCGACACGCTCGGCCTCGACGCGATGGACCGCCGCTACCTCAACATGATCGCCGACATCTATCGCGGCGGCCCGGTCGGTGCCGAGACGCTGGCGGCGGGCTTAAGCGAGCCACGCGACACGATCGAGGAAGTGATCGAGCCCTATCTGATCCAGCTCGGCCTGGTCGCGCGCACCGCGCGCGGCCGCTGCCTGACCGGCCGCGCCTGGACCCACCTCGGCCTGGAGGCACCGCAGGAGGTGCAGGCAGGCCTGTTCGAGCGCTGA